Proteins encoded within one genomic window of Triticum aestivum cultivar Chinese Spring chromosome 2D, IWGSC CS RefSeq v2.1, whole genome shotgun sequence:
- the LOC123049417 gene encoding putative 12-oxophytodienoate reductase 12: MEPIPLMTPYQMGPFEFSHRVVLAPMTRSRSYGNFPQPHAMQYYAQRATEGGLLISEATGVSADAQGMSAIPHTPGIWTKDQVQAWRPIVDSVHAKGAIFFCQIWHVGRASDMQQEPISSTDKPIERTPENYSMDFSTPRSLTEEEIPDVVNQFRIAARNALEAGFDGVELHAGNGYLLDQFMKDGVNDRADGYGGSLENRCRFTLEVVDAVSNQIGPYCVGVRLSPYSGCLSCRDSDPDELAVYMARELNRRDILYLNVVEPEMSWEGDAGALGAGHHRLQAMRDTFDGTLMVGGGYGREEGNCAIAEEYADLVAYGRLFLANPDLPERFRRNAPLNKYDRATFYTDDPVVGYTDYPFLGQTSKGNGMM; this comes from the exons ATGGAGCCCATTCCTCTCATGACTCCCTACCAAATGGGCCCATTCGAGTTTTCTCACAG GGTCGTGCTGGCGCCGATGACAAGGTCGAGATCATACGGCAACTTCCCGCAGCCGCATGCCATGCAGTACTACGCGCAAAGGGCCACGGAGGGTGGGCTCCTCATCTCGGAGGCCACCGGCGTGTCGGCCGACGCGCAGGGGATGAGCGCCATCCCTCACACCCCTGGGATCTGGACCAAGGATCAGGTCCAGGCATGGAGGCCCATCGTGGACTCCGTGCACGCCAAGGGCGCCATTTTCTTCTGCCAGATCTGGCACGTTGGGCGAGCGTCCGACATGC AGCAAGAACCCATCTCCAGCACCGATAAGCCGATAGAGAGGACTCCAGAGAACTACTCCATGGACTTCTCCACCCCCAGGAGCCTCACCGAGGAAGAGATCCCCGATGTCGTCAATCAGTTCAGAATTGCTGCCCGAAATGCTCTTGAAGCCG GGTTCGACGGCGTGGAGCTGCACGCCGGGAACGGCTACCTCCTGGACCAGTTCATGAAAGACGGCGTGAACGACCGCGCCGACGGCTACGGGGGCAGCCTTGAGAACCGCTGCCGCTTCACCCTCGAGGTGGTGGACGCCGTGTCGAACCAGATCGGACCTTACTGCGTCGGCGTGCGCCTCTCGCCCTACTCCGGCTGCCTCAGCTGCCGCGACTCGGACCCGGACGAGCTGGCCGTGTACATGGCCCGGGAGCTGAACCGCCGAGACATCCTGTACCTCAACGTGGTGGAGCCCGAGATGTCGTGGGAGGGCGACGCCGGGGCGCTTGGGGCGGGCCATCACAGGCTGCAGGCGATGAGGGACACCTTCGACGGGACGCTGATGGTCGGCGGAGGGTACGGCAGGGAGGAGGGGAACTGCGCCATCGCGGAAGAGTACGCCGACCTGGTCGCCTACGGCCGCCTCTTCCTCGCCAACCCCGACCTGCCGGAGAGGTTCCGGCGGAACGCGCCGCTGAACAAGTACGACCGGGCGACGTTCTACACCGACGATCCCGTCGTCGGGTACACGGACTACCCGTTTCTCGGCCAGACGTCCAAGGGGAATGGCATGATGTAG